The Psychrobacillus sp. FSL K6-2836 nucleotide sequence TTAGTTATAGTGAAAAGGAGGGCAAAATTATGAAGCAGCGATTTCGGAATTATAAAGTAATCGTTGTTGTAGCTATTTACTTTTCATCTGTTTCTATTTTGGCGGGATGTGGATTTAAAGATATTGATAAGCGGGTTTTTGTAACGGGTATAGGTATAGACCCAGCGGAAAAGTTGGAAGGGGGGTATAAAATAACATTAAAATTATCATTACCAGTCGCTTCTATTAAATCATCGACTGGACCTAATTATGAATATCTCGTTTACGAAGGGGAAACGCTTGCAGAATCAATTCGAATTTTGGAAACACATACCGACAAAGTATTAGAATTTGGGCATGCTAAAATTATCGTTATTAACGAGGACTTACTAGAAGATAATGTAAAGGATTTTATGGATTACTTTATAAGAAGGAGCGATATTCAGTTGATAGCATGGGTAGCAGCTGCTAAAACGTCGGCTGAGTCTATTCTGCGAGTGGAACCTGCAGCTGAATCTGCTGTATCTTCGACTCTCGTCAATTTTTTTGGTGGCAGCGGCTCCGACAGTCCTTTTATCGTCTCGACATTTCTTTATGAATTTAGAAGAAATATGTTGTCGGATGGAATTGATGCTGTATTACCGCTTGTAGACGCAACAGAAGATAAGAAGGAGTTGATAGTCAATCAATCGTTAGTCGTTAAAGAAAAATCTAAACCGTTCGAATTATCTTCCGAGCAGTCAAAGTATTACAATTCTCTGCTTAACGGTATGAACGGATTTAGCTATAAAGCAGAATCAGAGGATCTAACCTTAGTCATCAATATGGAAAAAATAAAAGTAAAATATAAAATATTAACGAATAAAGGAAAGCCTACGTCGATTAAGATGAACGTAAAAATGATTGGGATAATTGGTCAATCCAATAAAAACCTATCTTTAAAAGACTTAAATAAGTATGACAAAATAGCTTCTGAGGCAATGAAAGGTGAGATTGAAGATTTTCTCACAACCGTTCAAGAAAAAAACCTTGATCCCATGGGATTTGGATTAAGGTATAGAACGATGATGCTATATGATAAAAACACGAATTCCGAATGGCAAAATGTATATCCAACTTTACCGTTGGAAGTAAGCGTTAACGTTTCTCTTAAAGGTACAGGTTCAATTGAATAAAGGAACGACAAAACCTCTTTCGATAAGTAAAGAGGTTTTTCGTTTCATCAGACTTCTGAGGAAGTTACCCTTTCATATGTAATCATTGTCCGTTAAAATATAATTAGGACAATTCTATTTACTTAGGGGGAAGCGAAAGCGTTCATATGACATTAGATAAAATGAGACAAACGGTGTTTAATAATGCAGCAATTGATCAGTGGGAGCAAGTAGCCCTCAAATCATTAAAAGGGAAAACATTGGAGTCGCTATCTACAAAAACATTAGAAGACATCATTTTGAAACCGCTTTATTCTTTAGACGATATGGAAAATATTCCAGTATCACAAACGGCTATTGTTCGGGAAGCAAAAAAATCTTCAGAGTGGTTAGTCGCTCAAGTTGCAGAAGGATTTACAAGTGAAGCGATACTTAAGGAAATCACGGAATCACTTGCAAAAGGAAATGATGTTGTTCATTTGAAATTAGAAAAAGAACATAATTGGAATGCGGATCAAATAGAAGAGTTGGCGGAACTATTTTCGGAACATAACGCTATTTTAGATGTTACGAATAATCCAGCATTTTTAAAAAATTTCAACGATTTAAGAGGTATAGTAAAAGGTGCAGAGGATGTGGAATTTCCTAACGCTAGAACGTATTTCTTAAATGGATCATCCATCCATCAAGCAGGTGGAGACGCAATTAGTGAGCTGGCAAGCGTACTAGTACAAGCAGATGTGTTTGCAGAGAAAACAAGCATCGAGAAACTTGCTGAAAAAGCATTTGTACAATTTTCGATTGAAAATAATTTCTTTATGGAAATAGCTAAAATACGAGCTTTTCGCATACTTTGGCAAGCTTTCGGCCAAGCATATGGGAAAACGGACATAGCAGCAATTCCTGTACATACAGAAACCTCATTGCGTTCCTACTCCGTATTAGATGCAAATGTTAATATTTTGCGTGCCGGTAATAGTGCACTAGCGGCTATTCTTGGTGGGGCGGATAGTTTGACGACGTATCCACATGATTATTTAACCGAGGCTACACCAACATCTAAACGAATCGCACGTAATATACAGCTTGTACTAAAAGAAGAAACACATATCCAGCGTGTACTTGATGCAGCAGGCGGTTCTTACTATGTGGACACATTAACGAATGAGCTTGTGGAAAAAACGTGGACATACTTTTTAACATTAATGAAAGAAGCAACAGTAGAGGATAGAGAAACAAAACTATTAGAACGAGCAGAAAAAAAGTGGGAGGAGCAGCTTTTTGCACTCTCTACTCGAAAAAAATCGTTAATTGGAACGAATACTTATTCAAATCCTGATGATGTAATTAGCGGACCTATTAAATTCACTGGTTATAAACGTCTTGCTGAGCCTTTTGAGCAATTACGAAAATCATTCCAAGACAGTCCGTTGAATACAGCTATAATTCCTTATGGCATTTTAAAAGACTATAAAACTCTTATGGACTTTGTGAGTGGCTATTTAATCGCATTAGGGATTTCACCAATTATTGCACCGGAAAACTTAAAGCCGGTCGACCTGCAACAATGGGTAGATGATAGGAATATTGGTTATGTAGTATTCGTTGGTAACGAGGAACAAACTGCTGGTTTAGTTCCAGCACTATTGAATGAAAATCTATCTGTACCAATGGATGTTGCCGGGAAATTTGAGGAGTATGAAGACTGGTTAGATGCCGGGCTGTCTGGATCTATCTTTGCTGGGCAATCGCTTCTTGAAAAGGGGCAACAACTACAAGCCCTTGCTAAAAAGGAGGATTCAAATGACAACGCCTAATTACGATAAAGTATCCATTAAAGAAGTCTTATTAAAAGAGGAACATACAAAAATAGCCGCAGGAGATTCTTTTTTAACGAATGAAGGAATACATTTAAAACCAGTGTATAACAAAGAAGATACGTCTGAACTTTCTCATTTAAACGATCTTCCAGGTATTGCACCGAACACAAGAGGCCCTTATCCAACGATGTATGTTGCAAAGCCATGGACAGTTCGTCAATATGCTGGATTTTCAACTGCGGAAGAAAGTAATGCTTTTTATAGAAGAAACCTGGCTATGGGTCAAAAAGGCCTATCTGTTGCATTTGACCTAGCAACACACCGTGGCTATGATTCGGATCATGAACGGGTTACTGGAGATGTAGGAAAAGCAGGGGTTGCTATAGATTCTGTAGAGGATATGAAGATATTATTTGACGGGATTCCTTTGGATCAAATGTCTGTTTCAATGACGATGAATGGAGCAGTTTTACCAATTTTGGCATTCTATATCGTAACTGCGGAAGAACAAGGAGTAACTCTTGAGAAGCTTGCAGGTACTATACAAAATGATATTTTAAAAGAGTATATGGTTCGTAATACGTATATTTATACGCCAGAAATGTCGATGAAAATTATTGCGGACATATTTGCATTTACAGCTCAAAAAATGCCTAAATTCAACTCTATTTCTATATCTGGATATCATATGCAAGAAGCCGGGGCCACTGCCGATATAGAGTTAGCTTACACTTTAGCTGATGGATTAGAATATGTTCGAACTGGTCTAGCTGCTGGAATAGATATAGATGCTTTTGCACCAAGGCTTTCATTTTTTTGGGCAATCGGGATGAATTATTTTATGGAAATAGCGAAAATGCGTGCTGCTCGTAGAATATGGGCACAAATGATGCAAAGCTTTGACCCGAAGAATCCTAAATCACTTGCCCTTCGTACGCATTCTCAAACGTCTGGATGGAGTTTAACAGAGCAGGATCCGTTTAATAATGTAACAAGAACGTTAGTAGAGGCAAATGCAGCAGCAATGGGGCATACACAATCCCTCCATACGAATGCTTTAGATGAAGCAATCGCTCTGCCTACAGATTTCTCTGCTCGAATTGCTCGAAATACACAACTATTCCTGCAGGAAGAAACAAATATGACGAAAGTAATCGATCCATGGGGCGGGTCATATTACGTCGAGACACTAACAAATGAATTAATAGAAAAGGCATGGGCTCTGATAGAAGAAATTGAAGAGCTTGGCGGGATGGCGAAAGCGATTGAAACAGGTCTACCTAAGATGAAAATTGAAGAGGCAGCAGCTAAAAAACAAGCGCAAATTGACTCTTCTAAAGAAGTAATCATTGGGGTAAACAAATATCGTTTAGAGCAGGAAGATGCTATTGATATTTTAAATATAGACAATACAGTCGTTCGTCAAAAACAAATGGACCGTTTAGAAGAAGTCAAAGCTAAACGTGATGAGAAAGCAGTACAAAAAGCGTTAACTGATTTGACAGAGGCGGCAAGAACGGGTGAGACAAATCTTTTAGAGGCTGCTGTTATAGCTGCTAGAGAACGTGCAACTATTGGTGAAATATCAGATGCAATAGAAGTTGTGGCAGGTAGACATAAGGCGGTGATTCGTTCTGTGAGTGGTATATATAGTGCAAACTTTAATGATGCAGAAGAGATTAATGCGGTGAAACAAATGGCCGAGGACTTCCGTGAAAACGAAGGTCGTCGTCCGCGTATTTTAATCGCCAAAATGGGACAGGACGGTCATGATCGCGGAGCAAAGGTTATTGCTACTGCATTTGCTGATCTAGGATTTGACGTAGATATTAGTCCATTATTCCAAACCCCTGCAGAAACAGCGCTTCAAGCAGTGGAAAATGATGTCCATGTTGTCGGAGTTAGTTCTTTAGCTGCTGGGCATATGACATTGGTTCCTTCATTGAAAGAGGAACTAGCCAAGCTTGGTAGGGAAGATATATTGATCGTTGTTGGTGGTGTTATCCCAGCACAGGATTATGCATTCCTACGTGAAAATGGTGCCTCAGCGATTTTCGGACCAGGAACAGTCATTCCTGTTGCCGCACAAAAAGTTATCGAAGAGATTTATAAGCGACTCGGCTATGAGGAAGTGGAAGGCTAATGTCAAAAACGGATAATAATAACGAATCTTCTATGCATGTGATGAGTGGTATTAAGTCGCAACATGATGGTGTAGGGAAGGCGTCTATTAAAAAGTTTTCCAAAAGAAAGCCTCTTGAAATCGATGAAGAGGAATATATCCGTCAAATTCAAATTGGCTCCAGGCTGCATTTAGCAAAAGCGATAACTTTTGTTGAAAGCACTGTAAATGATCAACAGCATATTGGTCAACAATTATTGAAAAACTTACTTCCTGATACCGGTAATAGCATACGGATCGGAATAACTGGAGTACCCGGGGTAGGGAAGAGCACATTTATCGAGGCATTTGGGAAAATGCTTTGTGATCAGGGATATAGAGTTGCAGTACTAGCAATTGACCCTAGTTCTTCTTTGACAGGTGGAAGTATTCTTGGAGATAAAACTAGAATGGAAGAGCTTGCCAAACATCCGAACGCATTTATAAGACCTTCACCTACCGCTGGTACACTTGGGGGCGTGCATAAAAAGTCTCGTGAGACGATGCTCCTATGTGAGGCTGCTGGATACGATGTCATTTTAGTAGAAACGGTTGGTGTAGGTCAAAGTGAAACAATAGTACGGGGAATGGTGGATTTCTTTTTATTATTAGCGCTCACAGGTGCAGGTGATGAACTGCAGGGGATGAAAAAGGGAATAATGGAGCTTGCAGATGCTATTATTGTCCATAAAGCAGATGGGGCAAATGAGAAGTTAGCGAAGAAGACAGTAGCAGAGTATAAGCAAATACTCCATTTTTTGGCACCTTCCTCTGCATATTGGAAGACTCCAGCATTAGCGGTATCTTCGCTGTATAAAATAGGCTTAGATAATGTTTGGGAGAATATACTAAATTTCCAGCAACTGATGAAAGAAAGATCTGTATGGCAGCAAAGAAGAAAAGAACAAACAGTAGAATGGTTTAAAACAATGATTGTGGATCGATTATATGATGAGTTTTTTTCTTCAATGGAAAAAAAACATTCTATGGCAACTTTAGAACATTTAGTGCGTGCAGAAAAAATAACGGTTTCCCAAGCGGTTGACGATTTATTTTCCTCGAATCCAAACCAATAATCTGATAAGATAAAACTAGTTTAAAAAAGGAGAGTGGCAAAATGAATATGGATTTTAATTTATATATGAATGATATACTTGTACAGGCTCGTGGAGAAATGGAAGCTGCAGGTTATGAACAGCTTAATACACCTGAAGAGGTAGACGCAGCATTTGCTCGTCA carries:
- a CDS encoding Ger(x)C family spore germination protein; its protein translation is MKQRFRNYKVIVVVAIYFSSVSILAGCGFKDIDKRVFVTGIGIDPAEKLEGGYKITLKLSLPVASIKSSTGPNYEYLVYEGETLAESIRILETHTDKVLEFGHAKIIVINEDLLEDNVKDFMDYFIRRSDIQLIAWVAAAKTSAESILRVEPAAESAVSSTLVNFFGGSGSDSPFIVSTFLYEFRRNMLSDGIDAVLPLVDATEDKKELIVNQSLVVKEKSKPFELSSEQSKYYNSLLNGMNGFSYKAESEDLTLVINMEKIKVKYKILTNKGKPTSIKMNVKMIGIIGQSNKNLSLKDLNKYDKIASEAMKGEIEDFLTTVQEKNLDPMGFGLRYRTMMLYDKNTNSEWQNVYPTLPLEVSVNVSLKGTGSIE
- a CDS encoding methylmalonyl-CoA mutase family protein codes for the protein MTLDKMRQTVFNNAAIDQWEQVALKSLKGKTLESLSTKTLEDIILKPLYSLDDMENIPVSQTAIVREAKKSSEWLVAQVAEGFTSEAILKEITESLAKGNDVVHLKLEKEHNWNADQIEELAELFSEHNAILDVTNNPAFLKNFNDLRGIVKGAEDVEFPNARTYFLNGSSIHQAGGDAISELASVLVQADVFAEKTSIEKLAEKAFVQFSIENNFFMEIAKIRAFRILWQAFGQAYGKTDIAAIPVHTETSLRSYSVLDANVNILRAGNSALAAILGGADSLTTYPHDYLTEATPTSKRIARNIQLVLKEETHIQRVLDAAGGSYYVDTLTNELVEKTWTYFLTLMKEATVEDRETKLLERAEKKWEEQLFALSTRKKSLIGTNTYSNPDDVISGPIKFTGYKRLAEPFEQLRKSFQDSPLNTAIIPYGILKDYKTLMDFVSGYLIALGISPIIAPENLKPVDLQQWVDDRNIGYVVFVGNEEQTAGLVPALLNENLSVPMDVAGKFEEYEDWLDAGLSGSIFAGQSLLEKGQQLQALAKKEDSNDNA
- the scpA gene encoding methylmalonyl-CoA mutase; the protein is MTTPNYDKVSIKEVLLKEEHTKIAAGDSFLTNEGIHLKPVYNKEDTSELSHLNDLPGIAPNTRGPYPTMYVAKPWTVRQYAGFSTAEESNAFYRRNLAMGQKGLSVAFDLATHRGYDSDHERVTGDVGKAGVAIDSVEDMKILFDGIPLDQMSVSMTMNGAVLPILAFYIVTAEEQGVTLEKLAGTIQNDILKEYMVRNTYIYTPEMSMKIIADIFAFTAQKMPKFNSISISGYHMQEAGATADIELAYTLADGLEYVRTGLAAGIDIDAFAPRLSFFWAIGMNYFMEIAKMRAARRIWAQMMQSFDPKNPKSLALRTHSQTSGWSLTEQDPFNNVTRTLVEANAAAMGHTQSLHTNALDEAIALPTDFSARIARNTQLFLQEETNMTKVIDPWGGSYYVETLTNELIEKAWALIEEIEELGGMAKAIETGLPKMKIEEAAAKKQAQIDSSKEVIIGVNKYRLEQEDAIDILNIDNTVVRQKQMDRLEEVKAKRDEKAVQKALTDLTEAARTGETNLLEAAVIAARERATIGEISDAIEVVAGRHKAVIRSVSGIYSANFNDAEEINAVKQMAEDFRENEGRRPRILIAKMGQDGHDRGAKVIATAFADLGFDVDISPLFQTPAETALQAVENDVHVVGVSSLAAGHMTLVPSLKEELAKLGREDILIVVGGVIPAQDYAFLRENGASAIFGPGTVIPVAAQKVIEEIYKRLGYEEVEG
- the meaB gene encoding methylmalonyl Co-A mutase-associated GTPase MeaB, with translation MSKTDNNNESSMHVMSGIKSQHDGVGKASIKKFSKRKPLEIDEEEYIRQIQIGSRLHLAKAITFVESTVNDQQHIGQQLLKNLLPDTGNSIRIGITGVPGVGKSTFIEAFGKMLCDQGYRVAVLAIDPSSSLTGGSILGDKTRMEELAKHPNAFIRPSPTAGTLGGVHKKSRETMLLCEAAGYDVILVETVGVGQSETIVRGMVDFFLLLALTGAGDELQGMKKGIMELADAIIVHKADGANEKLAKKTVAEYKQILHFLAPSSAYWKTPALAVSSLYKIGLDNVWENILNFQQLMKERSVWQQRRKEQTVEWFKTMIVDRLYDEFFSSMEKKHSMATLEHLVRAEKITVSQAVDDLFSSNPNQ